The Pelodiscus sinensis isolate JC-2024 chromosome 30, ASM4963464v1, whole genome shotgun sequence genome has a window encoding:
- the LOC102445522 gene encoding olfactory receptor 13G1-like, giving the protein MKNQSIVTTFIVLGLSSDTHLQFLLFVLFLSIYVIALLGNLLIIAAVLSSSKLQRPMYFFLFHLAVVDIVGTSTIIPQMLGNLVAVRKSISFPRCIAQLYFFTWSLGAEMVLFTVMAYDRYVAVCHPLRYSIMMNKTMCMGLSALVMVIAVINTSVHTGLVLRLTFCGPNIINHFFCEIPSLLVLSCTSVRINEVMSFTTDIFLAMGDFLLIGVSYCFIVRAILRIQTTEGRRKAFSTCSSHLIVVSLYYSTVIYTYIRPASSYSFNKDKIIATLYSLVTPTLNPIVYTLRNKDVRQAIRKMLPHLGK; this is encoded by the coding sequence ATGAAGAACCAAAGCATCGTGACCACATTCATCGTGCTGGGACTCTCCAGTGACACCCACCTGCAGTTCTTACTCTTCGTCCTATTCCTCTCCATCTATGTCATCGCTCTGCTGGGCAACTTACTCATCATAGCTGCCGTCCTTTCCAGTTCCAAGCTGCAGAGGCCCAtgtattttttcctcttccaTTTGGCCGTGGTGGACATCGTCGGCACCTCCACCATCATACCCCAAATGCTGGGGAACCTAGTGGCGGTCAGGAAATCTATCTCTTTCCCAAGGTGCATAGCCCAGCTCTACTTCTTCACTTGGTCTTTGGGGGCGGAGATGGTGCTCTTCACCGTCATGGCTTACGACCGCTATGTGGCTGTTTGCCATCCTTTGCGCTACAGCATCATGATGAACAAGACCATGTGCATGGGCCTGTCTGCTCTCGTGATGGTCATTGCTGTGATCAACACTTCAGTCCACACGGGCCTCGTCCTGCGTCTGACCTTCTGTGGGCCCAACATTATTAACCATTTCTTCTGTGAGATCCCATCCCTGCTGGTTCTTTCCTGCACCTCGGTGCGGATAAATGAGGTCATGTCCTTCACAACGGATATCTTCCTAGCTATGGGAGACTTCCTGCTGATCGGTGTCTCTTACTGCTTCATTGTCAGGGCCATCTTGAGGATCCAAACAACTGAAGGGAGGAgaaaagccttctccacctgctcctcccacctcattgtggtatCTCTTTATTACTCCACTGTCATCTACACCTACATTCGCCCGGCCTCCAGTTACTCCTTCAACAAAGACAAGATCATTGCCACCCTGTACAGCCTGGTGACGCCGACTCTCAACCCCATCGTCTACACCCTTCGGAATAAAGATGTCAGGCAGGCCATCAGGAAAATGCTTCCACACCTTGGGAAATAG
- the LOC102445762 gene encoding olfactory receptor 11G2-like: MNPANGTAPVTQFLLLGFPSLGRQSRELLFALLSLAYAATVVGNFCIVWAVLRDPRLQRLPMYILLGNFSCLEICFVTSTVPRMLCDLLRPGLPISFHACFLQFYFFFSLGTTDSFFLAAMALDRSLAICQPLRYPILMSPQLCWTMVASCWLMGFLWFIAPIVLISRLSFCSPYTLDHFVCDPVPLLAASCSPDHWVGQFCSNMASLMLFATFLFILASYGLIIRAVLRLPAGAGRHKAFSTCTTHLTIVGLYYGALMVNYVIPTASGGSGKVVTLLYMLWTPLLNPLIYSLRNKEMKEALRRTLLGKQ, encoded by the coding sequence ATGAATCCGGCCAATGGCACCGCCCCAGTGACCCAGTTCCTGCTGCTGGGTTTCCCCTCCCTGGGCCGGCAGAGCCGGGAGCTCCTCTTTGCTCTGCTCTCCTTGGCGTATGCCGCTACCGTGGTGGGGAACTTCTGCATCGTGTGGGCCGTGCTGCGGGACCCCCGCCTCCAGCGCCTGCCCATGTACATCCTGCTGGGGAACTTCTCCTGTCTGGAGATCTGCTTCGTCACATCCACTGTGCCACGGATGCTCTGTGACCTGCTGCGCCCTGGCCTCCCCATCTCCTTCCACgcctgcttcctgcagttctACTTCTTCTTTTCCCTGGGAACCACCGACAGCTTTTTCCTCGCAGCCATGGCCCTGGATAGATCCCTGGCCATCTGCCAGCCCCTGCGCTACCCCATCCTCatgtccccccagctctgctggaccATGGTCGCCTCCTGCTGGCTCATGGGTTTCCTGTGGTTCATAGCGCCCATCGTCCTCATCTCCCGGCTCTCCTTCTGCAGCCCCTACACCCTGGACCATTTTGTCTGTGACCCAGTCCCATTACTGGCTGCCTCCTGCTCTCCAGATCACTGGGTCGGTCAGTTCTGCTCCAACATGGCATCCTTAATGCTTTTCGCCACCTTCCTCTTCATCCTGGCCTCCTACGGGCTCATCATCAGGGCCGTGCTGAGGCTGCCCGCAGGGGCCGGGCGGCAcaaggccttctccacctgcaccaCCCACCTGACCATCGTAGGCCTGTACTACGGGGCCCTGATGGTCAACTATGTCATCCCAACAGCCTCGGGGGGCAGCGGGAAGGTGGTGACGCTGTTGTACATGTTGTGGACCCCGCTGTTGAACCCCctgatctacagcctgaggaacaaggagatgAAGGAGGCTCTGAGAAGAACCCTGCTGGGGAAGCAGTAG